The following proteins come from a genomic window of Sebaldella sp. S0638:
- a CDS encoding ABC transporter permease/substrate-binding protein, which produces MNYISILLKDFMDKKQYYMELIVQHIQISVTAIVLSTVFGIMLGILIYYNKKLRLVILPVVNSIYTIPSIATFGLLISFVGIGFFNAVTTLVIYGLLPIVTATYTGLENVNKKTLEVSKAMGATERQTFLKVQIPLAMPVLVSGFKTMVTMTISLAGIASFIGAGGLGESIYRGINTNNSNLIVIGSILIIMLNITFDFLISRWESYTIKKINGKAGKKKKQFYFTWLIFIFIFAAAFSGSIKKHEKIVVASKPWTEQIILGEMAGILIEENTDIKVERKFNIAGGTRNIHLAMLNKEVDLYPEYTGTAWLTVLKRKMIKNQDELYKILNEEYQKNYNFKWLGLLGFNNSFELTLKRELAEKENIKTYSDLAKKSGNYKFAAEFEFFEREDGFDAMSDLYGMNFRKTVGMDVNLKYKAVSNGNVDVINSFTTDSLIKKHDLVILKDDRNYFPQYNAGFIIREDTVRKYPKAAELLEKLNNSISDEQMRDLNYEVDVNKKSPYEVAKTFLKERNLIK; this is translated from the coding sequence ATGAATTATATAAGTATTCTGCTTAAAGATTTTATGGACAAAAAACAATATTATATGGAACTAATAGTCCAGCATATTCAAATATCAGTAACAGCGATTGTTCTATCCACTGTTTTCGGTATTATGCTGGGGATTTTGATTTATTACAATAAAAAATTAAGGCTGGTAATACTGCCTGTTGTTAATTCTATTTACACCATTCCGTCAATAGCCACATTTGGACTGCTTATATCTTTTGTAGGCATAGGCTTTTTTAATGCAGTGACCACTCTGGTGATTTACGGTCTTCTGCCTATTGTAACGGCAACATACACAGGACTTGAAAATGTAAATAAAAAGACACTGGAAGTATCAAAAGCAATGGGAGCCACAGAAAGACAGACTTTTCTAAAAGTACAGATCCCGCTGGCAATGCCGGTGCTTGTATCAGGGTTTAAGACTATGGTGACAATGACAATCTCACTTGCAGGTATAGCTTCTTTTATAGGGGCAGGCGGTCTGGGGGAAAGCATTTACAGGGGAATAAATACAAATAATTCTAATTTGATTGTAATAGGGAGCATACTTATTATTATGCTGAATATTACGTTTGATTTTCTTATTTCAAGATGGGAAAGCTATACGATAAAAAAGATAAATGGTAAAGCCGGAAAGAAGAAAAAGCAGTTTTATTTTACATGGCTAATATTTATATTTATTTTTGCAGCGGCTTTTTCGGGAAGTATAAAAAAACATGAGAAAATAGTGGTAGCCTCGAAACCTTGGACAGAACAGATAATACTCGGCGAGATGGCGGGGATTCTTATAGAGGAAAATACTGATATAAAAGTAGAAAGAAAGTTCAATATAGCGGGAGGAACAAGAAATATACATCTGGCAATGCTGAATAAAGAAGTAGACCTTTATCCCGAATATACAGGAACAGCGTGGCTTACTGTTTTGAAGAGGAAAATGATAAAAAACCAGGATGAGTTATACAAGATACTAAATGAAGAATATCAAAAAAACTATAATTTCAAGTGGTTGGGACTTTTAGGATTTAATAACTCTTTTGAACTTACTTTGAAAAGAGAGCTTGCAGAAAAAGAGAATATAAAGACATATTCAGATTTAGCGAAAAAAAGCGGGAATTACAAGTTTGCGGCAGAATTTGAATTTTTTGAGAGAGAAGACGGATTTGATGCTATGTCTGATCTGTACGGGATGAATTTTAGGAAAACAGTGGGAATGGATGTAAATCTGAAATATAAAGCTGTGTCAAACGGTAATGTGGATGTGATAAATTCATTTACTACCGACAGCCTTATAAAAAAACACGATTTAGTGATATTGAAAGATGACAGAAATTATTTTCCGCAGTATAATGCAGGATTTATTATCAGGGAAGATACTGTACGGAAATATCCAAAAGCAGCAGAGCTTTTGGAAAAGCTTAATAACAGCATAAGTGACGAACAGATGAGGGATTTGAATTATGAGGTGGATGTAAATAAAAAATCCCCTTATGAAGTGGCAAAGACATTTTTAAAGGAAAGGAACTTAATAAAATGA
- a CDS encoding serine kinase, which translates to MKLYLVEHTIKINGFSEGKIMGVVSDKEKAEELIKDYQKKKGFKKYKEGFRIKKMEIDKSYHKKGFKSWYKKGVE; encoded by the coding sequence ATGAAATTATATCTGGTAGAACATACTATAAAAATCAACGGATTTTCCGAAGGGAAAATAATGGGAGTAGTTTCAGATAAAGAAAAAGCAGAAGAATTGATAAAAGATTACCAAAAAAAGAAGGGGTTTAAGAAGTATAAAGAAGGATTTAGAATAAAAAAAATGGAGATAGATAAGAGTTATCATAAAAAAGGTTTTAAATCCTGGTATAAGAAAGGAGTGGAATAA
- the pstA gene encoding phosphate ABC transporter permease PstA, protein MMEKMAIDNLKIRKLKDKIFRYLFFSCIVFCIIFLVLLLAGIIKQGIRWMSFDFLRNFPSKIRPQRAGVYPALLGSLWLVGLVGLITIPVGVGAAIYLEEYSNKKSKLYNFLEVNISNLAGVPAIVYGLLGLALFSRLKGFRGSILAGAVTLSLMVLPVVIVSSREAIKAVPNILREAAYGLGFTRWQMIKAVVLPYASPGIFTGIILSLSRALGEAAPLLVVGAASYVTRIPNGIMSRYTALPIQIYQWSGMPKKDFQELAATGIIVLLVILLSANTVAIVLRNKYQKERGE, encoded by the coding sequence ATGATGGAAAAAATGGCTATAGACAATTTGAAAATCAGAAAACTAAAAGATAAGATTTTTAGATATTTATTTTTCAGCTGTATTGTATTTTGTATAATTTTCCTTGTATTACTGCTGGCCGGAATAATAAAACAGGGTATAAGATGGATGAGCTTTGATTTTTTGAGAAACTTTCCTTCAAAAATCAGACCTCAGCGTGCAGGTGTTTATCCCGCACTCCTTGGAAGCTTATGGCTCGTAGGGCTTGTTGGTCTTATAACAATACCTGTGGGAGTGGGAGCAGCAATCTATCTTGAGGAATATTCAAATAAAAAAAGTAAACTTTATAATTTTCTTGAAGTAAATATATCGAATCTGGCAGGGGTTCCTGCGATCGTTTACGGTCTTTTGGGGCTTGCACTTTTTTCGAGACTGAAAGGTTTTCGCGGAAGTATACTTGCCGGAGCAGTAACGCTGTCTTTGATGGTCCTTCCGGTTGTTATAGTTTCTTCAAGGGAAGCTATAAAAGCAGTACCGAATATATTAAGAGAAGCGGCATATGGTCTGGGATTCACAAGATGGCAGATGATAAAGGCAGTGGTTCTTCCTTATGCTTCACCGGGGATTTTTACCGGAATTATACTTTCCCTTTCAAGAGCATTGGGAGAAGCGGCACCTTTATTAGTGGTAGGAGCAGCATCATATGTAACCAGAATACCTAACGGAATAATGTCCAGGTATACAGCACTTCCAATACAGATATATCAATGGTCGGGAATGCCGAAAAAAGATTTTCAGGAACTGGCAGCTACAGGAATAATAGTACTTCTGGTAATTCTTCTTTCTGCCAATACAGTGGCAATTGTTTTGAGAAATAAGTATCAGAAGGAAAGAGGAGAATAG
- a CDS encoding PstC family ABC transporter permease yields MKNKYIKENIVKIILFIFAFISVITTAAIVVSLFTESIPFFSGERLKQLFSYGELWDPRGGKYYVLPLVVGTMMIVVFSCLFAIPLGLGSAIYLSEYASPKTRNILKPVLEILAGIPSVVYGFFALFYITPFLKNNISWLAKVALIFLVLFSLYMMIKCVKGFIDKDLISTKIILGILFLIFLTLFLYLVVNFVGFFKETSNLRVDTFNVLSSSFAVGIMITPLVASISEDALKAVPKTMREGSLGLGATKFETVWNVTIPAAISGIVSSFILAISRAVGETMVVAMAAGAKPVLNFNPLGQVQTMTGYMVNKSFGEVMVGSLEFQTIFVVGLILFFMTFLLNVIAKTVVLKFREEY; encoded by the coding sequence ATGAAAAATAAATACATAAAAGAAAATATAGTAAAAATAATCTTATTTATTTTTGCTTTTATATCTGTAATAACAACAGCTGCCATTGTTGTCAGTTTATTCACCGAGTCAATTCCGTTTTTTAGCGGTGAGCGTCTGAAGCAGCTTTTCTCCTATGGTGAATTATGGGATCCGAGAGGAGGAAAATACTATGTACTGCCGCTTGTAGTGGGAACAATGATGATAGTGGTATTTTCCTGCTTGTTTGCTATTCCTCTGGGCTTGGGAAGCGCGATATATCTAAGTGAATATGCCAGCCCGAAAACAAGAAATATATTAAAACCGGTACTGGAAATACTGGCGGGAATACCATCAGTAGTGTATGGTTTTTTTGCTTTATTCTATATAACGCCTTTTTTGAAAAATAATATATCATGGCTGGCAAAGGTGGCACTTATCTTTCTCGTGCTTTTTTCATTGTACATGATGATAAAGTGTGTAAAAGGATTTATTGATAAGGACTTAATCAGCACTAAAATAATTTTGGGAATATTATTTTTGATTTTTTTGACTCTGTTTCTGTATCTTGTAGTTAATTTTGTGGGATTCTTTAAAGAAACATCAAATCTGAGAGTAGATACATTTAATGTTTTAAGCTCAAGTTTCGCTGTGGGAATTATGATTACACCGCTGGTAGCTTCAATAAGTGAAGATGCACTAAAGGCTGTCCCGAAAACAATGAGAGAAGGATCACTGGGATTAGGGGCTACTAAATTTGAAACAGTGTGGAATGTAACAATACCTGCTGCAATTTCCGGAATAGTTTCTTCTTTTATCCTTGCGATTTCAAGAGCAGTAGGCGAGACAATGGTAGTGGCAATGGCTGCCGGAGCAAAGCCGGTTCTGAATTTTAATCCTCTTGGTCAGGTTCAGACAATGACAGGATATATGGTAAATAAAAGCTTTGGTGAAGTAATGGTAGGCAGTCTGGAATTTCAGACAATATTCGTAGTAGGATTAATTCTGTTTTTCATGACATTTCTGCTTAATGTTATAGCTAAAACTGTAGTTCTGAAATTTAGGGAGGAATATTAA
- a CDS encoding PstS family phosphate ABC transporter substrate-binding protein, translated as MKKMFALMLISLGLLVSCGGGKDGGSSSGLSGEVIIDGSSTVAPITEAVAEEFREVEPDVNVSVGISGTGGGFKKFTVGELDISNASREMKPEEKALAEKNKIEFTEIQVGKDGITMVVNKENTWAQDITTDELKKIWSDGSTVKTWKDIRPEWPDTPIKLYAPDEDSGTYDYFIEAILGNGKIRKDYTPSSDDNVLVQGVEGDKGSLGFFGFAYYEENADKLTALKVNGVEPTPETVQNGTYKPLSRPIFIFINNKSYAEKPQVKTFVEFYLDKVADLAREVGYIPLDDYSAEKAKLK; from the coding sequence ATGAAAAAAATGTTTGCTTTAATGTTAATTTCGCTGGGTCTTTTGGTTTCCTGCGGAGGAGGAAAAGACGGAGGAAGCTCATCAGGGTTGAGCGGTGAAGTAATAATAGATGGATCTTCTACAGTAGCGCCTATTACAGAGGCTGTAGCTGAGGAGTTCAGAGAAGTAGAACCTGATGTAAATGTTTCTGTAGGAATATCAGGAACTGGAGGCGGATTTAAGAAATTTACAGTAGGAGAACTGGATATCAGTAATGCATCAAGAGAGATGAAACCTGAAGAAAAAGCTCTGGCAGAAAAAAATAAAATCGAATTTACAGAGATTCAGGTAGGAAAAGACGGAATAACAATGGTTGTAAATAAAGAAAACACTTGGGCTCAGGATATAACAACAGATGAATTAAAAAAGATCTGGTCTGACGGAAGTACAGTAAAAACATGGAAAGACATAAGACCTGAATGGCCTGATACACCGATAAAATTATATGCTCCTGATGAAGATTCGGGAACTTATGACTACTTTATAGAAGCAATACTTGGAAACGGAAAAATAAGAAAAGACTACACACCAAGTTCTGACGATAATGTATTGGTACAAGGCGTGGAAGGTGACAAAGGATCGTTAGGGTTTTTCGGATTTGCATACTATGAGGAAAACGCAGATAAATTAACAGCTCTAAAAGTAAACGGTGTGGAACCTACTCCTGAAACAGTACAGAATGGTACATATAAACCATTATCAAGACCAATATTTATATTTATAAATAATAAGTCTTATGCAGAAAAACCACAGGTAAAAACTTTTGTGGAGTTTTATCTGGATAAAGTAGCAGATCTGGCAAGAGAAGTGGGATATATTCCATTAGATGATTACTCGGCAGAAAAAGCCAAATTAAAATAA
- a CDS encoding helix-hairpin-helix domain-containing protein, giving the protein MKLKITVFLIVLVLAGNILKIFVSDNIKAKVEIDESGLSLKQKDDSQDYNKIDINKSEYEDFISAGFSKSQAEKISAYKDFAGDIFSINELSGVKGFGKASMEKAEKILYVSSEEKVRNRHNINKLNEESLKLTGFTNKEIKQILSVIKNKKIRSNIELLELIGSERYNVLEGRIKYYD; this is encoded by the coding sequence ATGAAATTGAAAATAACAGTTTTTTTGATTGTCCTTGTTTTAGCAGGGAATATTCTGAAAATATTCGTAAGTGATAACATAAAAGCAAAAGTAGAGATAGATGAATCGGGATTATCTCTGAAACAAAAGGATGACAGTCAGGATTACAATAAAATAGACATAAATAAATCTGAGTACGAAGACTTTATCAGTGCAGGTTTCAGTAAGTCGCAGGCTGAAAAGATATCGGCTTATAAGGATTTTGCAGGAGATATTTTTTCAATTAATGAACTGTCGGGAGTAAAAGGTTTTGGTAAAGCAAGTATGGAAAAAGCAGAAAAAATATTATATGTTTCCTCCGAAGAAAAAGTGAGAAACAGGCATAATATTAATAAATTAAATGAGGAAAGCCTTAAGCTCACAGGTTTTACAAATAAGGAAATAAAGCAGATATTGTCTGTGATAAAAAACAAAAAAATCAGATCAAACATAGAATTGCTGGAATTAATAGGCTCGGAGAGATATAATGTACTTGAAGGACGAATAAAGTATTATGATTAA
- a CDS encoding DUF421 domain-containing protein: MAYEYLKIAFSTTVVYFFIILALRLFGKKELAQLTTVDLVFILLISNAVQNAMVGPNSTLSGGIVAAGTLFIWNYFLKMLLYKSPKLDDAIQGKPVLLIYKGYVNEENLRKTRITFEELYEAVREHGVEEIKEVDLAMLERDGNISVLSDSFSKKTVKKRKSQRAVKQNT; the protein is encoded by the coding sequence ATGGCTTATGAGTATTTGAAAATAGCATTTAGCACAACTGTAGTATATTTTTTTATTATTCTCGCTTTGAGGCTTTTCGGGAAAAAGGAGCTGGCACAGCTGACAACAGTGGATTTAGTTTTTATCCTTCTGATCAGTAATGCCGTTCAAAATGCAATGGTGGGGCCGAATAGCACTTTAAGCGGAGGAATAGTAGCTGCAGGAACACTTTTTATATGGAATTATTTTCTGAAAATGCTTTTATATAAATCTCCGAAGCTGGATGATGCGATACAGGGGAAGCCTGTCCTCCTTATATACAAAGGCTATGTAAATGAGGAAAATTTGAGAAAAACAAGAATAACATTTGAGGAATTATATGAAGCAGTAAGAGAACACGGTGTAGAGGAAATAAAGGAAGTAGATCTGGCTATGCTTGAAAGAGACGGGAATATCAGCGTATTATCTGATTCATTTAGTAAAAAAACCGTAAAAAAGAGAAAGAGCCAGAGAGCAGTAAAACAAAACACATAA
- a CDS encoding DUF819 domain-containing protein gives MNSLIGEGNYWVLWTIIIGWAAVSIVLEQKYKWAARITGAIIALLGAMFLANFKIIPTSSPVYDTVWDYVIPVAIPLLLFKADIRKIYKESGRMFGMFNISAVGTVLGAFIATFVFGASVPHLYKIAGMITGSYIGGGVNFVAMTAAFNAPENITNATIVADNMVMALYFFMVMNLASSKFLIKKFGLESGENSSENTGAADYWKGKEISLKDIAVSLAVAFFIACISNMAAGYFKTIIPKDNTILEIINTIFGNMYLIMTTITLILATVFSKFFNKINGSDEIGTFLIYLFFVVLGIPASIMEILKHGAILFPFCLLIVIVNLLFSLSVGKLFKFKLDEILLSTNAAIGGPTTAAAMAIAKGWNTLIIPVMLSGIWGYILGNYMGVIVGNILKFITG, from the coding sequence ATGAATTCTTTAATTGGAGAGGGTAACTATTGGGTTTTGTGGACTATAATAATTGGATGGGCAGCAGTAAGTATTGTACTTGAACAAAAGTATAAGTGGGCTGCAAGAATAACAGGGGCGATTATAGCATTGCTGGGAGCTATGTTTCTGGCAAATTTTAAGATAATACCCACATCAAGTCCTGTGTATGATACGGTATGGGACTATGTGATTCCTGTGGCTATACCGCTTCTGCTGTTTAAGGCAGATATAAGAAAGATTTATAAAGAAAGCGGAAGAATGTTTGGTATGTTTAATATATCAGCAGTAGGAACAGTATTGGGTGCCTTTATAGCAACATTCGTATTCGGGGCATCTGTACCTCATCTTTATAAAATAGCAGGAATGATAACGGGAAGCTATATCGGGGGCGGAGTAAATTTCGTAGCAATGACAGCTGCTTTTAATGCACCTGAAAATATTACAAATGCCACAATTGTAGCAGATAATATGGTAATGGCGCTGTATTTCTTCATGGTAATGAATCTGGCATCATCAAAGTTTCTTATAAAGAAATTCGGGCTGGAAAGCGGAGAAAACAGCAGTGAAAATACAGGAGCGGCAGATTACTGGAAAGGGAAGGAAATTTCACTGAAAGATATAGCTGTATCCCTTGCGGTTGCCTTTTTTATAGCCTGTATCTCTAATATGGCAGCAGGATATTTTAAGACAATCATACCAAAAGACAATACAATTTTAGAAATAATAAACACTATTTTTGGAAATATGTATCTGATAATGACTACAATAACACTAATTCTTGCTACGGTATTTTCAAAATTTTTCAATAAAATAAACGGTTCAGACGAAATAGGAACTTTTTTGATTTATCTGTTTTTTGTGGTTTTGGGGATTCCAGCCTCAATAATGGAGATATTAAAACACGGAGCAATATTATTTCCGTTTTGTCTGCTTATAGTGATAGTGAATTTGCTGTTTTCGCTGTCTGTGGGGAAATTATTTAAGTTCAAGCTGGATGAAATACTTCTTTCCACTAATGCTGCAATCGGCGGACCGACTACAGCAGCAGCCATGGCAATAGCCAAGGGATGGAATACACTTATTATACCAGTTATGCTTTCCGGTATATGGGGATATATTCTTGGAAACTATATGGGAGTGATTGTAGGTAATATACTAAAATTTATAACAGGATAA
- a CDS encoding coproporphyrinogen III oxidase, which yields MVKSNIKMNPGKLTEFIRILVPEAEEETVKIEGLEDEGKCTVITSNNKKTVEFSYDKISDDFHDQLDVMARISLLKLYDKDYKWGSLIGVRPTKIVHKFFDSGFNLHYIESILTDFYQVSREKAELLIEIAKREIKYMEKTTIGIYIGIAYCPSRCSYCSFPSYLKEGKYLERFDEYYNMLLHEIREIGKLVKELNLEVNTIYIGGGTPSILSKEEMEKMLRVINQNYDIDSLKEFSYELGRIDTIDEEKLEVLKNWNVNRISINPQTFNMKTLKEVNRYHDQEKFDLIFDKAKEMGFTVNMDLILGLPGETTDDVLYTLQKAETYDMDNLTIHNLAIKKTSELNKGNYSLVKNLNYKKIYSDIYKITRKKGLYPYYMYRQKNSFEWGENIGYSLQDKESVYNIETIEENKTIIGIGAGAITKLITGDIKNRMIERLVNPKDPLMWIDELGERLEKKKERIREAINGR from the coding sequence ATGGTAAAGTCAAATATAAAAATGAATCCGGGAAAACTTACGGAATTCATAAGGATACTGGTGCCTGAAGCCGAAGAGGAAACAGTAAAGATAGAGGGTCTGGAAGATGAGGGGAAATGTACGGTAATTACTTCAAATAATAAAAAAACAGTAGAATTTTCATATGATAAAATCAGTGATGACTTTCATGACCAGCTGGATGTCATGGCTAGGATATCATTATTGAAGCTGTATGATAAAGATTATAAATGGGGGTCTCTCATAGGAGTGCGTCCTACTAAAATAGTACATAAATTCTTTGATTCAGGATTTAATCTTCATTATATAGAAAGCATACTGACGGACTTTTATCAGGTGAGCAGGGAAAAAGCGGAACTTCTTATAGAAATAGCCAAACGTGAGATAAAATACATGGAAAAGACAACAATAGGCATTTATATAGGAATAGCTTATTGCCCCAGCAGATGTTCATACTGCTCGTTTCCTTCATATTTGAAAGAGGGGAAGTATCTGGAAAGATTTGACGAGTACTATAACATGCTGTTACACGAGATCAGAGAGATAGGAAAACTGGTGAAAGAACTGAATCTTGAAGTAAATACCATATATATAGGCGGCGGTACGCCGTCAATACTCTCGAAAGAAGAAATGGAAAAAATGTTGAGAGTAATAAATCAAAATTATGATATAGACAGTTTAAAGGAATTTTCTTATGAACTAGGGAGAATAGACACTATAGATGAAGAAAAACTCGAAGTGCTGAAAAACTGGAATGTAAACAGAATAAGCATAAATCCTCAGACCTTTAATATGAAAACGCTGAAAGAGGTAAACAGATATCATGATCAGGAAAAATTTGATCTCATATTTGACAAAGCAAAAGAAATGGGCTTTACAGTAAATATGGATTTGATACTGGGGCTTCCCGGAGAAACTACAGATGATGTACTTTACACTTTACAAAAAGCGGAAACATATGATATGGATAATCTCACAATACATAATCTCGCAATTAAGAAAACAAGTGAGCTTAATAAGGGAAATTACTCACTTGTAAAGAATCTGAATTATAAAAAGATTTACAGTGATATATATAAAATAACCAGAAAAAAAGGGCTCTATCCTTACTATATGTATAGACAGAAAAACAGTTTCGAATGGGGTGAAAACATAGGTTATTCATTGCAGGATAAAGAGTCTGTGTATAATATAGAAACTATAGAAGAGAATAAGACAATTATCGGGATAGGTGCAGGAGCCATAACAAAGCTGATAACAGGTGATATAAAAAACAGAATGATAGAAAGGCTCGTAAATCCAAAAGATCCTTTAATGTGGATTGATGAACTGGGAGAAAGACTGGAAAAGAAAAAAGAAAGAATAAGGGAGGCAATTAATGGCAGATAA
- a CDS encoding undecaprenyl-diphosphate phosphatase, with protein sequence MILDIIKVFILSLVEGLTEFIPVSSTGHMILVDHFIKLSSNKEFTDSFLIIIQLGAILSVLVYYFPKLWPFSKDKEKNKNIWNMWMKIIVAVLPAVVLGQLFDDILEEKFFNPFTVSLVLIIYGVILIIIESSKKVKVKTRTIQELSFKTAIGIGFFQCLAMVPGTSRSAATIIGGVLLGLERVLATEFSFFLAIPTMFGASAYKIMKSGFNLSGYEVFLIAIGFVMSFIISYIVIKVFLDYIKKHDFKVFGYYRIILGIVMLIFMFVTK encoded by the coding sequence ATGATTTTAGACATAATAAAAGTGTTCATTCTGAGTCTTGTGGAAGGTCTTACTGAGTTTATTCCTGTAAGCAGTACGGGACATATGATACTGGTAGACCATTTTATAAAATTATCTTCAAATAAGGAGTTTACTGACTCGTTTCTGATAATAATACAGCTTGGAGCGATATTATCAGTGCTTGTGTATTATTTTCCGAAGCTTTGGCCGTTTTCAAAGGATAAGGAAAAAAATAAAAATATATGGAATATGTGGATGAAAATTATAGTAGCGGTATTACCTGCTGTCGTTTTGGGACAATTATTCGACGATATTCTTGAGGAGAAATTTTTTAATCCTTTTACAGTATCTTTGGTGCTTATTATCTACGGGGTTATTCTTATAATTATAGAGAGCAGCAAGAAAGTAAAGGTAAAAACAAGAACTATCCAGGAGCTTAGCTTTAAAACAGCAATAGGAATCGGATTTTTTCAGTGTCTTGCCATGGTGCCGGGAACTTCGAGATCAGCAGCTACAATAATAGGAGGAGTTTTACTGGGGCTTGAGAGAGTGCTGGCAACAGAATTTTCATTTTTTCTTGCTATTCCTACTATGTTTGGAGCAAGTGCGTATAAGATCATGAAATCAGGGTTTAATCTTTCAGGATATGAAGTGTTCCTTATAGCTATTGGATTTGTTATGTCATTTATTATATCTTATATAGTAATAAAGGTTTTCCTTGATTATATAAAAAAGCATGATTTTAAGGTTTTTGGATATTATAGAATAATATTAGGGATAGTAATGCTTATCTTTATGTTTGTAACTAAGTAA